The Sesamum indicum cultivar Zhongzhi No. 13 linkage group LG6, S_indicum_v1.0, whole genome shotgun sequence genomic interval TACATCTTCTTCCTTATTTGGTGATTTTCTGAAACTTTACTCCACTTTAGATAGTCCCTACGGCAACAGCTTATTGGCTAGAAATCAGGATCTTCAGTGTTGCTTTCTattgaaaaatcacatttCAACAATTCCGCTGCAAATTTTCTTTCGAATGGATCTTTTTTAAGGCACAGATCAATCATTAAAGTAAAACTCTCGCTGAATTCTTGTTTCAATGCTGTGCaaatcaggaaaaaaaaaaaattaaacccgCCTCATTTTCTTGATCAGACATTTCGATTTGGGTAGACAGGGAGGCCTCCCATGGGCTAATATGCAGTGATCCTAAACAACCTTATATCAGCCTTGGCTGATTTCGTCTTCTAGGGCATCATCCAATATGCTGCTCCAATATTAGTAGATCAAAATTGACGGCTTGCTCTCATAAAATGAGGCCATACGCAAAATCGGTCAAGAAGATGCCATCATTCTGGTCTAAAAGAACATTGTCGGGCTTGATGTTCctgttagtattttattttagaaaaaaagaattggtgAAGAAAGAATATTAGTTCGAGTACTTTGAAATTTGGAGAACAATGCTAGACTGGAAGGTGTTGGTTAAATCAGTAAAAGAAGAGCAAGAAGGCTAAGATAGCTAGGAGAAGGATATCTAGTAGTTTATTGTATAGTTTTTCTCTACAcatttcatcttcttttaAGGCCTATTTATACTACATAGTGGAAGGTTCTTGATCATACATTTGTAGTTGCAAATAATGAATTGCTCAACAAACCATGAactatttttagaaaatttttcaaaattatctaGGATATATTTCTAGGTTTCTTTTAATATCTAGAAGTTATGAACTATCTTGAATTGTAACATAAATTTATCACAATAAATAAGTAAgggcaaaagacaattttcgtcccacagctataggccattttcgttttagtcccgtaaatttctagggtttcaatttggtcccgtaaaactgaaaaattcgtaatttcagtccaaatttggccggaaaattttgtgggtcgccggaaaaagtcacatgcgatgcatgtgacttttaaaattgggggctcGATTTTGATTGGCTGGAGAAGCTGATGTGGTGCATATGTGGCACATACgtggaaatttaaaaaaaaaaaaaacgatcTCAAAAGAATGGCAAAGGCGGAGGACGGCTTTTGTCGGATCTTTGCACAGAGGTGACCAAAATTGATGGGACTGGTCTCAAAAGATTCGCCAGAACGAGAGGCGTTCAACGATGGTCTTCCGAGCCGGTGGTTCGTTCAGATGAAAGAGAAAACGCTGGCGGAAGGTGCAGTCACGGCGGACGACGACTGAGATCTTCAAAACGATGGATCTTTGCacctagttgatgaaaatggatgagaCTAGTCCCATTAGAACCGCAGTGAGGAGACGAATCCAATGGTACCAATCCGCGATCGTGGGTCGTCCTGTCGCTGGCGAATCGACGGGAATTGTCCGCGGCGGTCAATTTCAAAGTCCAGTCGTTGTCGTGGTCGGATCGCAAAATTGGTTGAGGGGTTTTGTTCTCCTTATTATGGGTAATCGAATGGTATATGTGGTGGCTAGAAATTCCAAGTAACGGCGGCGGAATTGAAGAGAGAAGGTGGCGGCGAATGGTGGGGATTTCAAGACTTTGATTTTCcgtcgattttttttttttaatttccacgtATGCGCCACGTCAACTTCTCCAGCCAATCAGGATCgagcccccaattttaaaagtcacatgcatcgcatgtgactttttccggcgatCCACAAAATTTTCCGGCCAAATTTGGGctgaaattgcgaatttttcagttttacgggaccaaattgaaaccctagaaacttacgggactaaaacgaaaatggcctatagttgtgggacgaaaattgtcttttgcccAATAAGTAATGACACATCTATAATGACAATTTAGTGAGTATAAGTGACTACTGTCGCTATACATGTATCGGTAATTGCTTTAGATCAAACTTtatgcataatattttatcactacttcttcttaattataatttttacaaaataattactgctactgaaactttgaaattcattattgtgataaaataattgttttctagtgtttataaattaataattgatataaataataaaaagaatttacgGGTCATATTACTCATCCCCACATACGTTACTTTAACAccctttctattttttggtaattacatAGACACCCCTGAAGgcatttttatccttaaaaaattatatcaaagtTTGACCAAGTCAACAAGGGCATTTTGAGTTCTAAAGACTGTCAGGAGtagtttctgtattttttcaaaaagcaaaaataatttgtgtgaaaAAACGATAAGTGAAGaattgtaaatgtaattatcccattttATAATACCTTGCAAGTAGTGGAAAGACAAATCAGCAACGACAAATAGGAGAAGAGGAGAACCAATTaggaaaaattgatttttgttatatttttctcctcCACTTTATTAGTCTTTATATATAGGGGAGAGTCAAGAAAGATAttattaagggataattacacttttctcttttgaaatatggtataattacatataaactcttttttagcacaaataagtttatttattagataaaatttatcaaatttgttgatattaaaaaataattatattaactcCGATTGACTAATTACTggcttattgcaagtcaaataatttttctagaaCTAAATTATGCGTATAACGAGGAAGATATACCCCTCACATATTAACgagtgaagacgtatgagatattttcatttttacaaaacgggaacttatttgttaaataaaaacaaacttcatgagtgttagatataatttttcaaataacaaaaaaactacGTGCAATTACACCAACTTTTAGGAGATGAAGGTGTAATTGTCCCTATTATTAATGGTAATAATCAGACATAAAGCAATGTCTAGCAGCTGAGGAAGGTTGGAGGTGCCTTCGTCCAAACTTTGCTAGCACACACTGATTagtttaagtttgaaatttatgaaaattggtGTCGATTTAACTTAATCTTGTActtgataatattttgagaatcATTCAACCACGATTCAAATTTTCCctagaattttctaaaattcacATTGGTTAAGTACCCttgttaattgatttataatttaacgataaattcaaaaaagtacatacaaaattatataaaatataataatcctATATTTATGGAATAATCAAACAGGTCATATCTTTTTTTGGTCTACAGATAGGCTTCTTCAATAATTATGACtacaaaaataagtaaataaatagttgactgtcgtgaaaaaaaaaaaaggattcatctaagtaataatatttttcaccttttcttttgtcaaaTATGTGAAATGTTAACCaaactatgatttttttttttgcaactataaatatgcaatatgtatgtatgtatatatatatatatatttgaagtataattataattatgcaaaaaaataattaaaatcaagaatgtcCAGTTTATTCATATAGggtttaattctttaaatattaaaaaatatatatataatattttaaaaatatataacacaaatattaatatgcaACTAAATTTCTTGCaatatttgtgttatacattttaaaaatattttacttttgttattattatttttaagtaatatttaaataattaagccTTCATAGCGACATATatttttcgttttcttttaaaaattcctATCTTCAAAGAACATCTTTTGACTGAACTAGATTTTCGAGTGATCGGTTTACTAAATTACAGGGTGACGAACCTCAACGCACTCAATCACCGCCCAATGCTCGGAGTCTCCCAAGAGTTTTTCGAGGCGGATTTCAATGTTAGAACAAAAATAGTAGACAGTTAGTCTGAATTGCatagaaaagggaaaagttCACATTTTTCTGGactgaattttgactaacacaTAGATTAGTCTGAATTgcgtaaatatatattttttttgttaatattagcaaatttagctaattttgactaacgaagggacttatttgttagaatgaagcaaattttagaggtgttagatgtaattttttaagtcacaaagagtttaagtgtaattatccaaaccTTAGGGAAggagaatataattatccctttaaaagaatattaattttgagtaGTTTGAAATTTGGAAAACAAGGTCGATTGGAAGGTGACTAGATAAATAGAAGAGGAGCAAGAAAGCTAAGAGAACTAGGACAAGGATATCTAGTAGTTTATTGCATAGTTTTTTCTATACACATTGAGTATTGCAAGCAAAAGGATGGTCCGATAATTACTTCGGCTCATAAGACCAACGCTCTAACCAACTGAACTACGGAACCGATAATTAATGGTACTAGCATTCATCACTGACTCCGTCGCCCGCATGGGACAAGCCCTTCATATAAAAATAGCCCTTCTCTACACATTTCATCTCCCACTAATGCCTATTTATAGTACTTGGTGGAAGGTTATTACTCATACATCTGTAGTCGTAATCAATAAACTACTCATCAAGCCATGAACTATTTAGAAGATTTCTCAAATTTATCTAGGATATTTCGAGATTTCTTTAAAAATCTATAAGTCATGAACTATCTGAAAAATATCACTCAACAGTCCATGAACTATTTAgaagatttttcaaaattatctaGGATATTTCTAGCTTTCTTTAAGTATCTAGAAGCCATGAAGTATCtagaaaatatgaattttgactaataaagggatttatttattagacggaagcaaattttaggggtgctaaatgtaatttttcaagccACAGAGGGTttaggtgtaattacaccaaatctcaggagagaaaatataattatccctttaaaagaatattaactTGAGTAGTTTGAAATTTGGAAAACAAGGGTAGATTGAAAGGCGACTTAAATAGAAGAGATGCAAGAAGGCTAAGAGAACAAGGAGAAGGTTATCTAGCAGTTTATTGCATAGTTTTTTCTCTACACATTTCGTCTTCCACCAAGGCCTATTTATACTACTTGGTGAAAGGTTATCAATCATACATCTATGGTCGTAATTAATGAATTACTCAACAAGTCATGAACTATCTAGAAACTATTACTCAACAGGCCATAAACTATCTAGaagatttcttgaaaaattatctagGATATTTCTAGGTTTCTTTAAATATCTAAAAGCCATGAATTATCTAGAAAATATTACTCAACAAGCTATGAACTATCTAAAAGACTTCTCAAAATTATCTGTGATATTTCTAAAAATCTTCAAATGTACTATAAGGTGAAGGAACAGTCGGGTTTGAAGATATTTGGATGGCttatatgtttggttttggCTTCGCTCTTCAAAGGATCAAAATGTGCATTTGTCTTCTCAAAGATTGATTGCTACCATAACAGAGTTGCAGATAGCTTTGGACGCAGTGGATTCCAAGAAGCTGAAAACAAAACTGCATCGTAAAATTCCAAACATATTTCTAATGCCAATTTGATTGATTGTATCGGTATAAGCTAACAACATTGTACTAGAATCGAATGTTAATGCTAGGcgtcattttcttgtagtataAAAGCGAGAATTTTGTAACTTATTTGAGCATTAATGAAAATTCCGCAATCAATGGAATAAAAGTGTACTGATTCTAAAATATAggacgaaaaatgcaatttccctTGAAGTAGACAAAAACTTATTAACAACAACTCCCACATGATTGATGGATTTAAACccataaatttatagttaCGGGACCTCAATTTTGTCAATTGAGTTAGGTTCCATTACGAATATAAGTTTCTTTTTAGTAACCGGACATTGTTTAACTATACTTTCAGCTGTCAAAGTGAACATGCACAATAATATTGTCAACATTTTTCAATGTAAGTATGAACAATTCTAGATCATAGCAAAGGGAAACATATGAATAATGCAATTACATAATATAGAATcatgtgaaattattaatattgtatggTGATTATGATCCGATCGacttatgtaaaataaattcgtTTTGAGTGCATTTATATTCGGTAAAAAGCTTAAGGAATTCTCCGTTCCAAAATATGGCTactttgacaattttaaaaacttaagaaattaaagtgaaaaaaataaatttaaatatgccCTTTAATTCCAAAAAGTCAAAAGCcacaaattttcattaaaaaatggTTAGATGGATGAACAAAAGACGAATTTGAGAAAGTAAGTGATTCTAATCGCAAATTTAAGCATTAACTATAGTATTCACCCTATATTATTTCTCCCAACCCCTTCTCGCAATTTGGCACAACCAATGATTTTTATGGAGACGAGAAGATGGTCGTGATTAGGTTCTTGTTGTCATATTTGAGTATGGCATAGCCATAGCCCTCTGGGTAGGACGATCGTATCATTCAGACTCCTCTTGCAAATGGACCCCACGACATGCGCAACCAAATGTCAATCACCGCAAGATCTCTACCCATGTGAAGAGGATTACCTGTACGAGGAAGAGGTTCTCCGCCACCCCAACAGCCTTAAGCTATGGTGGCGATACGATACTTATCGCCCGCAGCAAAGCTCACTTCAAGAAATGCACAATTATTCTACAAGTCATGGCGTGCTTATCTCAGCACACGATTGTTAGGAACTTGCCCACTAGACGCTCAGTCAAACCTAAACAACACGTTGGAATGAGCTCTCGCCACGATGCACAAAATGCTGCGTATTTGGATCATGAACCTACAGTCATTGACAACTTCTGGTTGAAGAATGGAAAGGATGTGGATTTGAGGTTGGCAAGATTGGAGTATCTGATGGATAGGAGGCCAGAGTTGGCTAACAGTGTGCTCTTGTCTTGAGAAAGATCCTCACAAATGTAGAACAATGGCATGGGAGGGTTGAGCAGACTATGAAGGACATCCCACAAAGCAAATTTTGACTTGTAGGCAGCGAGGACAGTGGACCCAAAGAAGGCTGTCGGAATACCACATACTCTGTTGTGGGTTGCATTTGCTAAGTTATACGAGACTCTTTCCACAATTCATGTGAaataagaatatgtttggattagttaacGAGATTGGGCTTTATATTGAATGGTggtatcaaattaatatatttttaatgagaatACGTACAAACAAAcatatctttattttaattattgttttaaaagctgaaaactgaaaatgaaaacacaaacaatcaGACATTGTTCATAACAtgaaattatccaaacaagcTCATAGATTGTTATTGTGAACGTGAAATCCATTGCTATAAATCCATCAATCCAAACACGAAACAAGAATTAATGTCTGAAAGGGAGCAAAGCCATTCGTAATTTCAGCACATTTGCAAGGATGGAACTATGAAATTAAACTACATTTGATCAACATTGCACAGAAACAAGTTAGTACCAGTACATATACTTCTTAATCACATGTGAATTATGAGTTTTAGTAAAATCCCAATCTTAATCACTAGTTAATAAGCTCCAATCCTAAATAAAAGTTCTACAGAGTAAAGGAGTCTTCCTCCCCTGAAAGTCTACTGATCTATGTAGTTTCTACCTTCAATGACCAACTGCTAAAATCAAGACAAGCCCCAAGAGTCGCAAGGAATGTTTATCATGTTAGATTAGAGAAATATGGGAGGAATACTATCTGAAACTAGCAGTTTCCACCCGAATTTCTTAACTGCCTATGCATCAGGAGACTGCATGGCGTGAAAACTGGGAAAGTTACCTGCCTTTGTAGGTCTATGATGCTTGACTAAAGGGACGAGTGACTGCACAACGTCAGCCATCAGTGGCCTATAATCAGCCTCTGGTTGCACACACATAGCAGCAATTGCGGCAACTTGGACGACCTCCTTCATTGAATACTGACCCTCTAAAGCCGGATCCATAATCTCACCAACCTTGTCTCTATCTGTAAGCTGGGGCAAAGCCTgacagagagagagggagagagagtcCAATCAATTAAGATGGTTTTAAGGCCGACTAGTAAATGTATTAAGGTTATTGAAGGTAATGCTAACTATTTTCGTCAAAGTAACAGGTCTACTAATAAATTGTGGTATTTAAAACTGGAAATGAATGAGAAACATACCCAAGACACAAGAACACCTTCACCAGGAGGCCTTTTCATATCAACTGGAACTCTGCCAGTCAGCAGCTCCAGAAGGACTACTCCATAGCTATACACATCTGATTTTGTGGTCAGATGCCCAGTTAAAGCATATCTGCAGGAACAAAGAATCAGAAGCTGTCAACTCGAGATCGATAGAAATTGCTTTAGAAGGTGAAAAAATGTATGATTTGTGGAGGTATATAGAGAATTGAGAAGAGTGCCAGTCTTACTCAGGTGCAACATATCCCTGGGTGCCCAAGACTCGTGTTGAAACATGCCCACCGGCTTTCTCAGACCCAAGCTTGGCCAGTCCAAAGTCAGAAACTTTGGCATGAAAGTTTTTGTCGAGAAGGATGTTGCTGCTTTTGAAATCTCTATGAATTACTGGTGGACTAATATGTTCGTGGAGGTACTCCAAACCTTTGGCTGCCTCTAAAGCTATCCTCAACCGAGTTTCCCAGTTTAAATTTGAAGAAACAGTTTTATTACCTGAATGTTCAAAGCAGAAAATCAGAAATAGAAGTTGTAATGAAGTAAGTTCTAAATGATTGTTGAGAAGTATAATTCAAAAGATTCAATTAGCTGCTCGTCTTCTTGCATAAGCTAGAGCATCTCTGtccaataaaatcaaatcaagcAGATGATGCATTTACTTATTAATCATGATACAAGATCAAAGCACCACACACAATTCAATTGACTAAAGACAAGGAAATGAATCAATTCCAACAAACAGATAAGGAGTGCCTACTGTTTGGTTCCAGCACTTGCAAAAGATAGTGAATTTTCAGACTTTTCCTGATGGAAATGGTTTTGGAAATGGCAACAAGATATGATATAAAAAGGGGTTACCTACAGGGTGTGATATATGAAATTAGAGAAGCGAACAACTTCAGACAGGtaactgaaaaaaataattaccacTGATGGGATACAAATGTTCCTGCAGTCCTCCATTGGCCATGAACTCGTAAACCAGCAATTTACGGTTGCTCTCTGAACAGTAGCCGATCAACAACAGCAAGTACGGTGAACATAGCCGGCCTAACAACTCCACCTATCATTTCAATTAGGAAGCCaataagaagaaaacaatGCATACACACAGATATGCATGCAAGATTAGTCGACCTTCAAGTTCCACCAAATTGTACTAGGGAAATCCAGCATAAAAATCAGACCTCTGCTGTAAACTCATCCTCTCCCTGTTTTCCAGCTTGATCCATCAACTTAACTGCAACTTTCCTCCCATTTTGGAGAACTCCCCTATATACCATTCCGAAAGCACCATGTCCAATGACATTAGACTTTCCAAATCCACCGGTGGCCGAATGCAGCTGTTTGAAAGTAAAGACTTGAAGCCCTCTTTCAGCCGCAACTTGGATGTTGCCAAAATTGCTAGCTTTCTCCTCATAGTGAACTCCTTCCAAGATATAATAACAGAGACACAACAACAAAATGCAAAtcagaaaacagaaaattgaTCCACCGACCAATTCTCTAGGACAAGGAATAAGCTCAACTACTTGTAAGTAAACCTGACAGTTAGTGCAACCATTTCAACATATATGGTACCTCATTAGCAAAGGAGAAAATTCAGGGGAGTTCAAATTGTGACCATCAACTTCTTTTCCCTGGTTCAACCGTTCCTTggcctaattaattattacattgtCACATATAGTAATTTCCATTTTGCCCCATTTCAACTACTACATTTTTCTGCAGTTAAATAGTAAGATAGTAATGACAGAAAAAGGaccacaataaaaaaaaagcaagatTCAAGAATACACCACTACTCTCATTTCTCAACTGGGCTTTCATCTCAGCTTTACCCACTCAGAGAGCACATCATTTTCCCACATTACACGAACAGCCCAGACACAACATATACTCCAGAAAATTCCTCATCAAGAGAGTACACAGTCCACAGTTGCTAGAGCTGCAATATATGCAaagagtaaaaagaaaaaaactttaAAGATACTGACTTTTCTGTTGGGTCTTGAATCGCTTAGAGAGCTTGTATCTTAAGTAGCAGTAGTAGCTGAATGCGACCAGCAAAGAAGCAACGGCGAGAGAAGCACAAACTAGGACTGTAGCCAATACGATGCGCTCCGTCTTCTTGTAATCACCGTTTTCTGCTCCCATTGCCACAGAATATGACAATGAAAAAtggtgaattttttgttatggaTTTCAACAGGAAAGTGGAAGAAGCTgtgggggagagagagagcattAAGTTTGAAGTGACAAATGGGGGTCAGTCCCAGTGGAGGAACAGTGTCTCTCTCttcactttctctctcatgTCTGATTCTTTCCCTTTCTCAGGTTTGTGTTTGTCTTCTTTTGTGGCGCGGAGACCAACTCCTGAcaattttcatcttatttACGTTGGCACCCCCTATactttgtgaaaattttatatcaacCCCCAAGAGACTTCCTCCTCTTTCTTATTagcacttttctttttctaatctAACTCGTAATCAATCTtttacaagaataaaatatgtttttaaatttttttgtaaaaaatatgaatgagaaaaaaaatactaaaatataaagacAAATAGagagataaacaaaaaatatgaaataaatagaatatttatagttaaataaaataggtaGAGAATAATGAATATTATCAATAAGAATTTTGATACTTAGCGTTTATTTGATCTTATAATTGAGCAAGTTAAATTTGCGCTCCGAATGCTAAACTCATACACTTgtcattttgtttctttttctaatagttattttgggattaaattccatcaaaatcaaattttaataaaagttataatttatagtatttaattcCATCTCAATTACTTTTTAATCTGATTATCcattattaaatactttttttttattttcgtatgtataatattattattattgatatattgtttttaagTGATTGCCTAACCTACCAATAATCTCttaacttaataattaaagcTAAGATTAAAGTCCCATAAATAAGTATTACATCATGCACTCGAATCCCATCGAACGTATAGATGTTAATATCACTTTacgtaaattattataattatactgatatattaattaatttatttatttataaaaataaaaagcgaTTGCCGTGCCTAATAAACAACTTGACGTAGCAGTGTCAGTTAGGAATGGTCAAATCAAACGTTGTTTTGTAACATTTctctttcaaataaattaaattattgctacaaattattttttatttgtgcaAGATACAcaaacactatgtttgtttttgtttttggcccatctttgagatgggccaaaaattttacatgtttggatttttttgtcttgttgTTTTCTGCCATATTTTAGActgttttactttattttgcaAATGTGGCCCACTCTAACTCTGCAACTAAATTACAGAACATTCAGGCAAAACAACGACTTCCTACGGCAAAAGAACATCTTCTCTCCACCTTTGATTTCGACTCCATCGTCGCCGTTCCGATGGCCCACCAACCGAGATGTATACCCATCAACTCCCCTTCTCAAGGTGAACATTCCGGTATGTTTCGATTGAATTTTCATCCATCTTTTCAATGTGTAATATATTGAACCACTTTGTACATTCAAGCGTCGATTTGCAGCCGCTTGAACGCCTTACACCCGTGAACCACCACCATTCGTCTGCCCATCGTCCGTCGAGGCCAACAGACCCTCACCCATCGAGTTTCGACAACTGTACAGCGAGATTGAGCTTCTTCACCGAAATGCCGATCATTTCACCGACAGATTTCTTCGCAGTTGATGGTGATGTCACAAGGTTGGGTGATTTTCTATGTATTTTCGAGTGAAtacgattttaattttttttttctgtaatttattgaaatggcTTCAATTGAATTATTGAATCAACTGTATCACCATTATTATTGCTGCAACCGAGCATGTGCTCTTTTGGTTCATTTCTGACTTTTTACCGACATATTATcagcttttcttttattaatttttactataCTGTCAGATACAACAGTGCTTGTATACTGTATTCATACATGAATACATCGAtactttcaaaatatttcactgTTTCGCCCGTGAAACAATAATGGTGGAGAGTGTACTCCTTCcgctatatatttatgtaactttAGATGCATTTTGCACTTTCATTCTGTCCTCTCATTCGCAAACattgtatgaaaaatgaaggatGCATTGGAGGGTTGATTTACATGTTAAAggtttgtatttgatttttaaatataaatatattcattttaaccatttaatattttgtatgtaatatttttctacatcattagaataattagaaaatttaaaaaatccaaaataatatGTCAATTCTACgcggttaattcatataatacattatttcaataatatatttaaatttatcaccttGCATAGAACggctaacaaaaatattgttaatggATGACtagagtgcatttaattatttataaaagtgtatttatataaattatattttttcatttctatacaaaaataattagaaaatactatttattttaatccactcactactaaataaattatatacatatattcatacatatatataaatacatataaaagagacatgatttgacaatgaacagtattttttgtctcccactaaccaatatcaaacataatatatttattttatattatctccaaaaacaaatctaaacatatacactatctctaactaacacctatttatctttgtttttctctctctatttccataAACCAcacaaaataagttaaaaacaaaaccaaacataatgaaagattttcataatatttggttttgttttttaacttattttttattattttatggagatagagagagaaaaa includes:
- the LOC105165621 gene encoding probable serine/threonine-protein kinase PBL23; protein product: MGAENGDYKKTERIVLATVLVCASLAVASLLVAFSYYCYLRYKLSKRFKTQQKRVHYEEKASNFGNIQVAAERGLQVFTFKQLHSATGGFGKSNVIGHGAFGMVYRGVLQNGRKVAVKLMDQAGKQGEDEFTAEVELLGRLCSPYLLLLIGYCSESNRKLLVYEFMANGGLQEHLYPISGNKTVSSNLNWETRLRIALEAAKGLEYLHEHISPPVIHRDFKSSNILLDKNFHAKVSDFGLAKLGSEKAGGHVSTRVLGTQGYVAPEYALTGHLTTKSDVYSYGVVLLELLTGRVPVDMKRPPGEGVLVSWALPQLTDRDKVGEIMDPALEGQYSMKEVVQVAAIAAMCVQPEADYRPLMADVVQSLVPLVKHHRPTKAGNFPSFHAMQSPDA